From Triticum aestivum cultivar Chinese Spring chromosome 4A, IWGSC CS RefSeq v2.1, whole genome shotgun sequence, a single genomic window includes:
- the LOC123082832 gene encoding uncharacterized protein, with protein MSVQAASPASAGEKTMATTAWPYLEYMAQWERQVERRQLFLRSYHFSRDAEVSPRARTRRVVWAGARRLRRAAAKGLRRLRARIRLCFGWAAPALRRRSSPRRAGVHGFRYGRIPRGKAPAAAANSASVCFW; from the coding sequence ATGTCTGTGCAAgcggcctcgccggcgtcggcgGGGGAGAAGACCATGGCCACGACGGCGTGGCCGTACCTGGAGTACATGGCGCAGTGGGAGCGGCAGGTGGAGCGACGGCAGCTGTTCCTACGAAGCTACCACTTCTCCCGCGACGCCGAGGTCTcgccgcgcgcgcgcacgcgccgcgtcgtctgggccggggcgcggcgcctgcgccgcgccgccgccaaggGGCTCCGTCGCCTCCGGGCGCGCATCcgcctctgcttcggctgggccgcGCCCGCGCTCCGCCGCCGCTCCTCCCCGCGCCGTGCCGGCGTCCACGGGTTCCGGTACGGCCGCATCCCCCGCGGAAAGGCGCCGGCGGCCGCCGCCAACTCCGCGTCCGTCTGCTTCTGGTAG